From the genome of Gambusia affinis linkage group LG04, SWU_Gaff_1.0, whole genome shotgun sequence:
caaatttcaattaatttttgtGACTTCCTTTGATGTCAAAGGTATCAGTCCAGTATCAGAATAAACGATAAACTCCAAAAGTGTATCACTGCTGTCGACATGTGACTAAGTGCAATGCTTTTGCATAGCTCAAAATAGCTCAGTTTTCACAAAGCAAACTACTGAAGCTCCTTCTGAATTGAAGTCTTATTCTGTTGCAGGCCTTACTCATATCATCACTATGGATCTTCACCAGAAGGAGATCCAGGGATTCTTTAACTTCCCCATTGACAACCTCCGAGCTTCCCCTTTTCTCATCCAGTATATCCAAGAAGAGGTATATCATGCTGTAGGCACAGATATTAAACTGTGCATTTTTCTCTGAGAACCTCAGTTTTACATTAAAGGCATTTTACATTACATTGTATgagtatttcacttttttatttcttggaaTACAATCAtagtttctgtctctctctcttaatAGATCGCAGACTACAGGAATGCTGTCATTGTTGCAAAGTCTCCATCTGCTGCTAAACGGTAACAAGAAGCTCAGAGcttaataataattcaaatggATTTCCTGATAAAACATAGTGAAGCTCACATTTATATAACTACAATGCCTATTTAGGTGGTCTGTTAAAAAAATTGAGTTCTGAGAGTTTTAATAAATACCCACGTCAATActtctaaaagaaaatctggacAAAAGGCTAATTTGCTGGTGGTTCGCTGATGTAGTCATAACCTggaatataaacttttttttttctacttttagttAAAGAATGAAACCCGAATTTGTTGAAAGAAGGGAAAACTTAAGGCTCATGAATTATGGGAGTAGAATCTCCTGTAGTGCAAATTTGCTTTTCTATTGCTGTGCTGACAAAACTCAGGTTTGTGCACTACGACCCTCTGCAGGTGCTAAACAAATAGCCCTTGAATGTGTGAAAGCTTGGACAGCAATGGCGACTTTACTGACAGAAGGGGTCAAGGGTCATAATGcaaaatgacttttttccacctttatatgatattccctcatcaaacaGGTCATGTTTATATATAATGTATACATTACATTATGTATACATATGTAATgtgtacaaacagaaaaataaagctgtttgtttttgtttttttcacatggaAACCTTCTGAATGGTAAAATCATCTTTGAATTTGGGTTTTGGCTGTGGAGAAGGAATTGTAGATGTCATTTCTGTCCTACATTCAAATGAGTTTCCTCAGCATGAGGCTTTAACCTTCCTTGTGCTTTAACTCTTCTTTGCAAGCGTCTTTTCCTTTGCCAACCCCTTTCTTCAGTCTTTGGCTCGTCGGATTGAAAGTTTCTGTGGCCATTGTTCCCTTTTGACTCCTCCATGTCTGCCTGTTTATCTGTTCCAGGGCCCAAGCTTATGCTGAGAGGCTGCGACTCGGCCTGGCAGTGATGCATGGGGAGGCGCAGCATTCCGAGTCGGACATGGCAGACGGCCGGCATTCCCCCCCGCTGTCCCGGACCACAGCAGGACACACAGGCCTGGAGCTGCCATGTAAGACAGATGAAACACTATGTTAAATAGACTTAGTTAAAATTTGAGAATTACTGAAAGACAGTCATGGAAGTTGATCAGTGTAGAAGCACAAACTGAGCGTGTTCTAATTTATCTGTTTCTCAGTGATGATGCCGAAGGAGAAGCCTCCTATCACCGTCGTCGGAGACGTAGGAGGGAGAATCGCCATCATTGTGGTAAGATTTCCTGgctgcaaaaaacataaaaagcattGTTGCATGcattatgaaaaatgaaactaatCTGGGATTTTATGAACTTTGCATTAATCTGTGCTGTACTTTATTTCTATAGTGCTGCTGGTTTTACTCTAATTTCTCATAGAGTTGAAATATCAGAATATTGCAGTCTGTTGGAGCCTTCTGctgctcatttctttttttgtccagaCTGTTAGAAAAAATATCTGTGATGTAAAACAAGTCTTTGCTCTCTAACATGGGACCTCTTCTTCAGGATGACATCATAGATGATGTCGAGGACTttgttgcagcagcagaaaacctgaAGGAGAGAGGAGCATACAAGATCTACATCATGGCTACACATGGGCTGCTGTCTGCAGAAGCTCCCATACTAATAGAGGAGTCTGCTATAGATGAGGTAAAGGTCTCATGTCAAGATCTGacagtgaaagaaaatcttttgcAGCTATGAAACGATGTGCAATAAGTCAATGCATCTGAAACAAACCATGAAAAGTGAGATTTCATGACAACCCTTAGCAGAAATATGGAATTGCTGCACTTGACGGGTTGttactttatttgatttttcaccaaaaaaggaaaaaaatcagatgtatcacaaaagaatttaattgaaaaaataaacattctggCTTTGTAAAGCATGtctttagaaaaataacagtGATTTCATATTTAGTGGCTCATCTTTTTTCAGACCAGCTGAAGAATATATGAAGTCTCATATTGGTATTTCTAAAACGGGTATCTGAACAAGTCTTATTCTGGAATTGAGTCTGGAGCTAAAACTGAGTGATTGTAGAGGTCTAGGATATTTTCCACCTGTCAGCCATTGACAGAAAACATGGCCCAACAACACAACTGTCAGCTGAAACAATGGAAATTACTCTGTAACTCTACTGGAAAAAGGCAAATCAACACAGTCATTGTTAGAAGGCCATCTGTCCCCTGCAAAAAAGGTCAGCTTGGTGCTCATGACCAGCAAACAATCCAGATCTGAGTTTAACTGAACAGTTAAGGAGAACTTTTCATGACAAGACACAAACCATGCAAAGCTGGTCTGTCAGTTACTTTGCAGGAATGCTGGAAAGAAAAGTACTGATTGtgatgtttttgatttatttctccaGACTGATCAAATGTGTAGCATTGGTTTTACTGACATTTAGTTTCTTCAGCTGTTGataaaaatgcatatatatataaacaccaCCTAAGCAAatgtttaagttgttttattgaTGGACAGTCTCACAACATTATtctatgtatttatattttttttgtttaaacatgaCGTTCacattgttatatttatttatgagctCATTATTGTTGAACAATTAAAACAGGAGACACGACAAATGTCGGAATTTGTATTAATAGCAGAAGTTCATTAATGACTTTAATAACACACGTATGGAAGTGCTTTattagtgaataaataaatatattacagaaggtcacatttattttttaaattaatatatatgCATCATAATATTCAAATATAGCATCATTTTagagtaaacaaataaatctataaCAACATAAAGGAGGGAATATCAACCCAAACTTTTTACTTATTAACTCAACCGAAACCCAATCATTTCTAGtcattttatatgtaaatatgtttcaaacAGTTAATTTCTAAATTCAAATATGCATTTTACAAGTTAATATTTATTCCCAGTTAAATGGTTAGAAATAGTtggttttgaaatattattacatttttaaataaacatttgtagGCTTTGAGTGTGTAATGATGATCCTTTTGGGTTATTATCCCATTTACTTAGattgttagaaataaatcacaCTGTACATAAAAGTTTAGCAAATTATTTATTGACTGATTGAATTGTGGCACCTTTGAGCCTCCATAGTTCTGCTCCACACATGCAGGTGGTCGTGACCAACACGGTTCCTCATGAGGTGCAGAAGCTGCAGTGTTCGAAGATCAAAACCGTGGATGTGAGTCTGATCCTGGCTGAGGCCATCCGCCGCATCCACAACGGAGAGTCCATGTCCTACCTGTTCCGCAACATCACTGTGGACGACTGAGGCGACGCAAAGAGACGTTACATTTCCACTCACAAACTCAGGGCAGATCGCTGTATCAGTCTGTTCTTCCTGTCAAGGTTGCTGATAAatctgtcagttttatttaccaaatgtcACACACGAGGCAAGAACAATAAAGTTCATGCACAATATTACTACAGGGTCCGCACTAATGTCTTTTTCTGTACACTGCAACTTGTAGCAAATAAAGCTGTTACTCTTTCAAAAgtgttgtcttgtttttctctagCCTGAAGTGGCACGTCTGACTTTATCGGCTGTAAATATAGACGTGATAGCACAAGCGAAGTGCGAGTACGTTTCAGGAACAAGAACTACTTCAGTTTGCCATTTTCACACCTGAACATGAAACTTTCAGTCATGCTTCCTGACTGAAAGCAGGACCGAAAGACCAAATGTGTCAATGTCCAGCTGGATGTGAATGTTTAATAATCATTATAAAGGTATTAATCTCTAccaaacatcagtttttattaattatgttgTATCACTGCTCTATGTTTGACACTGCAATTGATATGCAGtaaattttggagaaaatgttgatttctatttttctttttccagattttgaATGCCTCCAACCACTGAAAAGACCATGCAAAACATCTGACTGCTCTGTCTTTATTTATGGCCATAAGTTCCTGTGCAGTGTTTTACATTAGTTCACAGGACCATAAATAGCCCAGTGTAAATGTAGACATGTGACAGTCAATGAGAGAAGTAGAAGATATTTGAAACTCAGACTTTAGTTATGCAAATGGACCATGTCCTGCTATCTCTGGGCTTTCTTGCACCTGTAGCTTTTGTGTCCCAAACCCTGAACTTGTTCCAAACGCCTCAGGGTGATTTTACTCCGCTGAGGAGCTTTGACCAAGTCCAGGGGCAGAGACTTCATCTGAGATAACCCGAAAAACCGCCTGAAGATCTCCAAGTAAAGTCTCCTTTACACGATAAAACACAAATCCTCTGACCGTTACTCTGAAATCTTGAATTTATCTGACATCTTAGCTATGGAAGCGTgtaacaaataacaaaaacccACACACCTGCTTGACTCTGAAGCTGTCGGGCCTCCTTCCTTTTGCAACTGAGAGAGCACACTGCGGAAGAATGTTTAAATGTGGACGGAAAGAGGAACTGCCCGCTAAACGTTAACCGAGCCACTTCctcaaattaaaacaggaaacttGGTGCAGTCTAATCTGATGGACTGGAGGAGAGAGTGGGAGGTggggcggcggcggcggaggGACCTAAACCTGAGCAGTAATAACTGTCTCTTCTCTCCGGGTTGCACTCAGAGGAACCAGGCATCGCCATTTCAGGAACTGCACACTGACCTATTTTGTCAGCTGGCCAACATGGAGAACAGCTGAATTGTTCAGTATTCAAATGTAGCGTTGAGAGGAAGATTCATTTGATTTGTTCAGCTTTAAACTGTTTTCCCCTCAGGCAGTGAGGCGGTGAAGTTGGTGCTAGAACTTATCAAACTTGTGTCTCTCAGAAGGAGTGATATTTTCAGAGGTtatgcagaaacatttaatgagTTCAGACGTGTAGAAGCTGAAGGGAGACACCTGCGCTGGATGATATGCCTCATAAACTCTAATTCTACCAGTCAGCCTTGACGCAGATGTATGCTGATAAAATCAGAAAACCTTTTGCTGCTTGGTTAATGAAAGGTGCTTGTGTTAAAATAATAGCTTACAATTCTTATCCATGCTTCGTTCTGATCAGGCCAGAAATCTGAGCCTGAACATCTTCAGCGTCAACGGACTAATGTCCCAACAAGACCTTGAGAAACTCATGCGTTTATCTTGATTCAAACTGATTGCTGTAAAAGTCTTTACAGGCTTGCCTGAAAAGTTAGACAGCTGCAGTTGATCCCGAATGCTGCTGCttgagttctcactaaaaccaagAAAGTAGAAAAGTCCTTACACTGGCTCTTTGTAACCCagacaatagactttaaaatacttctgttagtttataaatcactgaatggcttagcaACCGAAACACATTAAAGACCTGCTGTCATATCAACCCTTCATTCCACTCAGGCCTTCTGCTTCAAGTCTGCATcctcagaatcagaaccaaacctgGAGAAGCAGCAAATCAGTGCTGCAATAACCttgaataaacttccagaaaactgcaaaactgctggaACCCTGAAGTGCTTTAATGCTTTAAATAAATGGCTTTAACTCTAGTCTAAAACCCATCAGTTTTAGACTAGAGTTGTCTTTAATAATAACTGGAATGTGGATTCATTCTGCTCTGGATCACAACTTTTCATTACTTCTCCATATTCTGCCACTGcaaggtttcttttttgttctatttgtaaattacattacattttatcactGCACTGcgttttttgctgaaatgtgctgtctCGACTgatagcttttattttgacactcAATTTCACCGAAAATTTTACTCCAaatcaatacaataaaaaaaaattatagattttttttttttataacatctTCACATTATATAAAGTGAGGTTGTTAGGAAAACActaacatttgcattttaatttaaaaacctcaaatatttagcacataaaatgaaaaatgttttttttttttttatctatttacaGTATGTATTTTTTCCCTGTGAATTATGGAACCAAGTACTTTTGCAGTTCACATGATAATGTAACATTATCATGTGAACATCTGACTGCAACAGATGTTCACACCAGCCCAAGTGACCTTACccaaaatgtcaaaggtcacagaGGGATAGAAGCACAGAtcagaaagaggggaaaaaccATTTAATGCACCTGGCATTGTCgttgcattttttctttcattataatcatcatcatcacacgACTTTCTAATATACTACAGCCctaatttttggttttatatttttgcttttctgcagaattcagaaaaaaacctaaCGTATGCTAACCGTTTACACCACACGTAGTAATGATTAGTCGAAAATGTATCAGCGAATCAGCAACACCTATTGATGTTTTAGCCACTTGAAAGAGGGACCCATTTCTCaaagggacttttttttttttttcaccattgtgaaatagtaaaaaaataaaataaaataaaaaaaaaatggggcaGAAGGAAGAGTAAATCCAAGAAGTGTATTTCAACAgttatgtaaaaagaaaaaaaagcatgtatttgtgtttttcaccagcagatggcagcaagTTCCATTGCTGGGAACTTGATTCAGTGGAGCATGAAGTTTGTGTGCCAGGGATCGGTCCAGTGCACATTAACCAGCTGTTTTGAGTCACCTTCACAACGAAATGTAAACAGGGACAAAAAGGGATCAATTTTTGGCAACACAGATGTGGttattattgacatttttagtaTAGATTTTGGCTCATTGACAGAAACCGAACAGCTGTCGCTGATAGTTAATGTGCTTAAGAAAATCAATACCAGCAGTGTCTATGTATAAATAGAGTTCAGAGATAGACTTATCTTCACAATATCTctcctttcttgtttttgggAGAGCCTGGTTTTATCTCATAATGTtgcacaaaatataaaagtactGTTTCATAATTTACTGGAGTATTCTCAAGTgtaagaatttatttacaaatcatTCTAACCTTCATATGAGAGAACATATTCGCACATATGAcgctaatttgtttttattcagcataTTTCATTCCAGCATCGACTtgaatcaacatttttatcatttcatgtttcatttctcCTAAATCTCAGTTTAATCCACTCAGCCACATTAAAACCACCTCAAACAAGTAATCCAGCAAGTTTTTATTCCACATTTATGTACAgtacatttgtaaataaatggctacaacattaataattattaacaatgaacatttgtgatggtacctttaaga
Proteins encoded in this window:
- the LOC122830208 gene encoding phosphoribosyl pyrophosphate synthase-associated protein 1-like gives rise to the protein MPIRRFGGHRSLAPYSQTSKLSYGYTKMNISRSDYRVFSANSSTACTELAKRITERLGVQLGKSVVYQESNTETRVEVKESVRGQDVFIIQTIPRDVNTAIMELLVMAYALKTSCAKNIIGVIPYFPYSKQCKMRKRGSIVCKLLASMLAKAGLTHIITMDLHQKEIQGFFNFPIDNLRASPFLIQYIQEEIADYRNAVIVAKSPSAAKRAQAYAERLRLGLAVMHGEAQHSESDMADGRHSPPLSRTTAGHTGLELPLMMPKEKPPITVVGDVGGRIAIIVDDIIDDVEDFVAAAENLKERGAYKIYIMATHGLLSAEAPILIEESAIDEVVVTNTVPHEVQKLQCSKIKTVDVSLILAEAIRRIHNGESMSYLFRNITVDD